In the genome of Pseudomonas sp. HS6, one region contains:
- a CDS encoding FAD-dependent oxidoreductase, which translates to MNRSDVLIIGAGPTGLVLALWLSKLGVRVRIIDKASAPGTTSRALAVQARTLELYRQLDLADAVVRKGHRVAAANFWVKGKPVAQMPLNRIGEGLTPYAFLEMFPQDEHERLLIDRLEDYDVTVERNTTLESFTENSDGLTAHLRLPDGEQEICQACYLAGCDGARSVVRKALDTGFPGGTYQQIFYVADVQASGPALNGELHLDLDEADFLAVFPLAGEGRARLIGTVRDERADRAETLEFSDVSSRAIEHLNVHIEDVNWFSTYRVHHRVADHFRKGRVFLLGDAAHVHSPAGGQGMNTGIGDAINLAWKLAAVLGGGATAKLLDSYETERIAFARRLVSTTDKVFSFVTAEGRMADLLRTRLAPFLIPKMASFETSREFLFRTVSQITVNYRGMPLSEGVAGHVHGGDRLPWAHDGEGDNYEPLRNPCWQVHVYGDTSDEMIAWCNEHHLPLHVFDWRPAFESAGLGRNGFYLLRPDTYVAIADNSADPKVIERYFRAHGIRCYLQQPIQ; encoded by the coding sequence ATGAACCGCAGTGACGTTCTGATCATCGGCGCAGGCCCCACCGGACTGGTACTGGCCCTGTGGCTGAGCAAACTGGGCGTGCGCGTGCGCATCATCGACAAGGCCTCCGCGCCGGGCACCACGTCGCGGGCGTTGGCCGTGCAGGCGCGCACCCTTGAGTTGTACCGGCAACTGGACCTGGCCGACGCGGTGGTGCGCAAGGGCCATCGGGTCGCGGCGGCGAACTTCTGGGTCAAGGGCAAGCCCGTGGCGCAGATGCCGCTCAATCGCATCGGCGAAGGCCTGACGCCCTATGCCTTTCTGGAAATGTTCCCGCAGGACGAACACGAGCGGCTGTTGATCGACCGTCTCGAAGACTACGACGTGACTGTCGAGCGCAACACAACGCTGGAGAGTTTTACGGAAAACAGCGATGGCCTAACCGCCCATTTACGCCTGCCGGATGGCGAGCAGGAAATCTGCCAGGCCTGTTACCTGGCCGGTTGTGACGGCGCCCGCTCGGTCGTGCGCAAAGCCCTCGACACCGGTTTTCCCGGTGGCACTTATCAGCAGATTTTCTACGTCGCTGACGTGCAGGCCAGCGGCCCGGCGCTCAACGGCGAGTTGCATCTGGACCTGGATGAGGCGGATTTTCTCGCGGTGTTCCCGCTGGCCGGCGAAGGCCGCGCACGGCTGATCGGCACGGTGCGCGACGAGCGTGCGGATCGCGCCGAAACCCTGGAATTCTCCGATGTCAGCAGCCGCGCCATCGAGCACTTGAACGTGCACATCGAGGACGTCAACTGGTTCTCGACCTACCGCGTGCACCATCGCGTGGCGGATCACTTTCGCAAGGGCCGGGTCTTTCTGCTCGGCGACGCGGCGCATGTGCACAGCCCCGCCGGCGGTCAGGGCATGAACACCGGCATCGGCGATGCGATCAACCTGGCGTGGAAACTCGCGGCGGTGCTCGGCGGCGGCGCCACGGCGAAGCTGCTCGACAGCTACGAAACCGAACGCATTGCCTTCGCCCGGCGGCTGGTGTCGACCACTGACAAAGTCTTCAGTTTTGTGACTGCCGAAGGTCGCATGGCCGATCTGTTGCGCACGCGACTGGCGCCGTTCCTGATTCCGAAAATGGCGTCTTTTGAGACCAGCCGCGAATTCCTGTTTCGCACCGTGTCGCAAATCACCGTCAACTATCGAGGCATGCCGTTGAGTGAAGGCGTGGCCGGGCACGTCCACGGCGGCGACCGTTTGCCGTGGGCTCACGATGGCGAGGGTGACAATTACGAACCGCTGCGCAATCCATGCTGGCAGGTGCATGTGTATGGCGACACCAGCGACGAGATGATCGCCTGGTGCAATGAACATCACTTGCCGCTGCACGTGTTCGACTGGCGCCCGGCGTTTGAATCGGCGGGACTGGGGCGCAACGGCTTTTATCTGCTGCGCCCGGACACCTATGTGGCGATTGCCGACAACAGCGCGGACCCGAAGGTGATCGAACGGTATTTCCGCGCCCACGGGATCAGATGTTATTTGCAGCAGCCCATTCAGTGA
- a CDS encoding peptidase domain-containing ABC transporter yields the protein MTTQGNTPLRRGNRKLPVLLQTEASECGLACLAMIARYWGRATDLMLLRQRFSVSLKGSTLKSLISMAQRLGFQSRPLRVELPQLSSLKLPCILHWDMNHFVVLEKVTRNGLLIHDPANGKRNISWSRASSHFTGVVLELTPGELFERVPSQQRISWQSMLGKVDGLYPGLARLLLMGGLLQTLALALPFYLQWVVDDVLTTGDHRLMTVLGSGFLLLVLLQTGLGWLRSWMAASLSAYLGYQWLGNAFAHLLRLPVPWFEKRHLGDISSRFQAIQIIQKTLTTQLIEGIIDGLLVFSTLVVMFFYSATLAFVSLSAVVLYAMLRWGVFQKQREATAMHIACAAKQGTLFIESARGIQSIRLFGREQERRCAWSNALADQLNAELRIARITISFQSASTLIFNGERIVVVWLAAMAVMDNHFSVGMLFAFLSYKDQFSQRIAGLLDKSFELRMLRLHSERVADILLTTPEKDGNEAEIDLREIEADIELRNVSFRYAEDEPNVIDNLSLRIPAGECLAIAGVSGCGKTTLLKLILGLLTPTEGEIFLGGVELTRLGLRNYRQMTGTVMQDDQLFTGTLSDNICFFDAQPDPRRVIRSSEQAAVHDEIMALPMKYNTLVGDLGSGLSGGQRQRILLARALYRSPRLLVLDEATSHLDVWNEQRVNAAITQEAMTRILVAHRPQTIAMAQRVVTLDQGRIIADLMQRVDDCSGR from the coding sequence ATGACGACACAAGGAAACACCCCGTTGCGCCGGGGTAACAGAAAATTGCCGGTTTTACTGCAGACAGAAGCCAGTGAATGTGGCCTGGCGTGTCTCGCCATGATTGCCCGCTATTGGGGGCGTGCAACTGACCTGATGCTGCTTCGTCAGCGTTTCAGCGTTTCTCTCAAGGGTTCTACCCTCAAAAGCCTGATATCAATGGCGCAACGGCTCGGGTTCCAGTCCCGTCCATTGCGTGTGGAGTTGCCGCAACTTTCGAGTCTGAAGTTGCCGTGTATTTTGCACTGGGACATGAACCATTTCGTAGTGCTTGAAAAAGTGACACGCAACGGATTGCTGATCCACGACCCGGCGAACGGTAAAAGGAATATTTCCTGGTCTCGGGCATCCAGTCATTTCACGGGCGTGGTACTGGAGTTGACTCCCGGGGAACTGTTTGAACGCGTGCCGTCTCAACAACGGATTTCCTGGCAATCCATGCTTGGCAAGGTCGATGGGCTCTACCCCGGACTGGCAAGGTTGCTGTTGATGGGAGGGCTGCTGCAAACCCTTGCATTGGCGCTGCCGTTCTATTTGCAATGGGTCGTGGACGACGTGCTGACCACGGGTGATCACCGGCTGATGACTGTTCTGGGCAGCGGATTCTTGTTGCTGGTACTGCTTCAAACTGGATTGGGGTGGTTGCGATCGTGGATGGCCGCATCGTTGTCCGCCTACTTGGGGTATCAATGGTTGGGCAATGCCTTTGCCCACTTGCTGCGCTTACCGGTTCCCTGGTTCGAGAAGCGGCATCTGGGTGATATCTCTTCGCGATTTCAGGCTATACAGATCATTCAGAAAACACTGACCACGCAACTGATTGAAGGAATCATCGACGGTTTGTTGGTGTTTTCCACGCTGGTCGTCATGTTTTTCTACAGCGCCACGCTGGCATTTGTCAGTCTGTCGGCCGTGGTGCTTTATGCAATGTTGCGTTGGGGTGTTTTTCAAAAGCAGCGTGAAGCCACAGCGATGCATATCGCCTGCGCGGCCAAACAAGGCACGCTGTTTATCGAATCTGCGCGGGGTATTCAAAGCATCAGGCTATTTGGTCGCGAGCAGGAGCGACGGTGCGCCTGGAGTAATGCCCTGGCGGATCAGCTCAATGCCGAGTTACGGATCGCTCGCATAACAATATCGTTCCAGTCAGCCAGCACTCTTATTTTTAATGGGGAACGGATTGTCGTTGTCTGGTTGGCAGCAATGGCCGTGATGGATAACCATTTTTCTGTCGGTATGCTGTTTGCGTTTCTGAGTTACAAGGATCAATTCAGCCAGCGTATTGCGGGGTTGCTGGACAAGTCGTTCGAGTTGCGGATGTTGCGCCTGCACAGTGAACGCGTCGCGGATATCTTGCTAACGACCCCGGAGAAGGACGGGAACGAAGCTGAAATCGACCTTCGGGAGATAGAAGCGGATATTGAGTTACGCAATGTCTCCTTTCGATACGCGGAAGATGAACCCAATGTCATCGACAATTTGAGTTTGCGGATCCCGGCAGGGGAATGCCTTGCGATTGCGGGGGTGTCGGGTTGTGGCAAGACGACTTTGCTCAAGTTGATACTCGGGCTGTTGACACCGACCGAGGGGGAAATTTTTCTGGGCGGGGTAGAGCTGACGCGTCTGGGGTTGAGGAACTATCGCCAGATGACCGGAACGGTGATGCAGGACGATCAACTGTTCACCGGAACGCTTTCGGACAATATCTGCTTTTTCGACGCTCAGCCGGACCCAAGGCGAGTCATCAGGAGCTCGGAACAAGCGGCGGTGCATGATGAAATCATGGCGCTGCCGATGAAATACAACACGCTTGTCGGTGATCTGGGTTCAGGACTGTCAGGCGGCCAGAGACAACGCATACTGCTGGCTCGCGCATTGTACCGATCGCCCCGGTTGCTGGTGCTGGACGAAGCCACCAGTCACCTGGATGTGTGGAACGAGCAACGGGTCAATGCCGCCATCACACAGGAAGCAATGACCCGCATACTGGTTGCCCATCGCCCACAAACCATTGCAATGGCGCAGCGAGTAGTGACGCTTGATCAAGGGCGAATCATCGCGGATCTCATGCAAAGGGTCGATGATTGCTCTGGTCGATAG
- a CDS encoding ThiF family adenylyltransferase — translation MQFDFKDDRYNRQENMPEWGKAGQQRVSQGSVAVIGAGGVKSTLLMALVAGGIGKIGIVEFDTVELSNLNRQLLYRTSDIGSAKGVAAQKTLVDLNPDIDIQLFEEKITRHNVDRLLDQYEVIVEGGDSPDGRNTINEYCLRTKKPMIHASAQFSYGYVFSMIPELESSCFTCLFPTDHSRKEHTGAVPVNVLSTSIAGTLGAAEVFKWFLGHKTNMYINRRLTFSSLLLSGKFQVDDIPRNPHCNCCSAYYQEEYRHAI, via the coding sequence ATGCAATTTGATTTCAAGGATGATCGATACAATCGACAGGAAAATATGCCGGAATGGGGGAAGGCCGGTCAGCAGAGGGTCTCGCAAGGTTCTGTTGCTGTAATCGGCGCCGGTGGCGTCAAGTCAACACTGCTGATGGCATTGGTTGCCGGTGGAATCGGAAAAATCGGGATTGTAGAGTTCGATACGGTCGAATTATCCAACTTGAATCGTCAGTTGCTGTATCGCACTTCGGACATCGGCAGCGCCAAGGGGGTCGCCGCACAAAAAACGCTGGTCGACCTCAACCCGGATATTGACATCCAGTTATTTGAAGAAAAAATAACACGACACAATGTCGACCGACTGCTCGATCAATATGAAGTCATTGTGGAAGGTGGCGACTCACCCGATGGCAGAAACACCATCAATGAATATTGCCTGCGCACAAAAAAACCGATGATTCACGCCTCTGCCCAGTTCTCCTACGGTTATGTGTTCTCTATGATCCCGGAACTTGAAAGTTCCTGCTTCACTTGTTTATTTCCAACCGACCACTCTCGAAAAGAACATACTGGCGCCGTACCGGTCAATGTTTTATCAACTTCCATCGCCGGAACCCTGGGTGCAGCTGAAGTATTCAAATGGTTTCTCGGACACAAAACAAACATGTACATCAATCGCAGACTGACATTCTCGTCACTGTTGCTGAGCGGCAAATTTCAAGTTGATGATATCCCCAGAAATCCCCATTGCAACTGCTGCTCGGCCTATTACCAAGAAGAATACCGTCATGCAATTTAG
- a CDS encoding GNAT family N-acetyltransferase produces the protein MQFRQPRTSDADDLLHYFNTLVQQDPERVERPEDVRSINHEKEVLWIESLLEKEKQLDAVSLCILNESAIIGLGEIERRPRWIERHVAEIRFGLLPDHLEEGIELVKRLEERASAIGIELLYYFHLATQRQGIDIVSARGFELAGTLKRYYKKADGYVDRVFYSKKIS, from the coding sequence ATGCAATTTAGACAGCCTCGAACTTCGGACGCAGACGATCTGCTGCATTACTTCAACACACTTGTCCAACAGGACCCGGAACGGGTGGAAAGGCCCGAGGATGTCCGGTCGATCAACCATGAAAAGGAAGTTCTCTGGATTGAGTCGCTGTTAGAAAAGGAAAAACAGCTGGATGCCGTGTCCCTGTGCATTTTGAATGAGTCGGCGATCATCGGTCTGGGCGAGATCGAACGTCGGCCCCGTTGGATCGAGCGCCATGTTGCAGAGATCCGGTTCGGGCTACTGCCTGATCATTTGGAAGAAGGTATTGAATTGGTGAAACGACTCGAAGAACGCGCCAGTGCCATCGGTATCGAGCTGTTGTATTACTTCCATTTGGCGACACAACGCCAGGGCATCGATATCGTCAGCGCTCGCGGGTTTGAGCTCGCAGGCACCCTGAAGCGTTACTACAAGAAAGCGGATGGCTATGTCGACCGGGTTTTCTATAGCAAGAAAATCAGTTGA
- the hemB gene encoding porphobilinogen synthase: MSSQFPEARPRRLRRNASLRSLFQETEFSLNDLVLPIFVEEEIDDFVPIKSMPGVMRIPERKLASEIERYARAGIKSVMTFGVSHHLDANGSDTWRENGLVSRMSRIAKDAVPEMIVMSDTCFCEYTDHGHCGVMHNHEVDNDQTLIILGKQAVAAARAGADVIAPSAAMDGQVRAIRRALDDAGFTQIPIMAYSTKFASALYGPFREAGGSALKGDRKSYQMNPMNRREALRESLLDEQEGADALMVKPAGAYLDIIRDIREASNLPLSAYQVSGEYAMIKFGAQAGAIDEDRVVRESLGAIKRAGADLIFTYFAMDLALAGI, translated from the coding sequence ATGTCCAGTCAGTTCCCCGAAGCACGTCCACGCCGTCTGCGCCGCAATGCGAGCCTGCGCAGCCTGTTCCAGGAAACCGAGTTTTCGCTCAACGATCTGGTGCTGCCGATCTTCGTCGAGGAAGAAATCGACGACTTCGTACCGATCAAGAGCATGCCCGGCGTGATGCGCATCCCCGAGCGCAAACTGGCCAGCGAGATCGAGCGTTACGCCCGGGCCGGGATCAAGTCGGTGATGACATTTGGCGTGTCTCATCATCTCGACGCCAACGGCAGCGACACCTGGCGCGAAAACGGTCTGGTGTCGCGCATGTCGCGGATCGCCAAGGACGCCGTGCCGGAAATGATCGTGATGTCTGACACCTGCTTCTGCGAGTACACCGACCACGGCCATTGCGGCGTGATGCACAACCATGAAGTCGACAACGACCAGACCCTGATCATCCTCGGCAAACAAGCCGTGGCGGCAGCCCGTGCCGGTGCCGATGTGATCGCACCGTCGGCGGCGATGGACGGCCAGGTGCGGGCGATTCGTCGTGCACTGGACGATGCCGGTTTCACGCAGATTCCGATCATGGCCTACTCGACCAAATTCGCCTCGGCGCTCTACGGCCCGTTCCGCGAGGCCGGTGGCAGCGCGTTGAAGGGCGATCGCAAAAGCTATCAGATGAACCCGATGAACCGCCGCGAAGCCCTGCGCGAATCGTTGCTCGACGAGCAGGAAGGCGCCGATGCGCTGATGGTCAAACCGGCGGGCGCGTATCTGGACATCATCCGCGACATCCGCGAAGCCTCGAACCTGCCGCTGTCGGCGTATCAGGTCAGTGGCGAGTACGCGATGATCAAGTTCGGCGCCCAGGCCGGGGCCATCGACGAAGATCGCGTGGTGCGCGAAAGCCTCGGCGCGATCAAGCGCGCGGGTGCGGATCTGATCTTCACCTACTTTGCGATGGACCTGGCATTGGCTGGCATTTGA
- a CDS encoding glutathione binding-like protein: MTDLSAFPITQKWPAQYPDWIQLYSLPTPNGVKVSIMLEEIGLPYEPHRVGFDTNDQMSPAFLSLNPNNKIPAILDPHGPEDKPLPLFESGAILIYLADKSGQLLAQEGALRYETIQWLMFQMGGIGPMFGQLGFFNKFAGKDYEDKRPRDRYVDESKRLLSVLNTRLEGRDWIMGERYTIADIATFPWVRNLIGFYEAGDLVGIKDFPNVTRVLERFLARPAVVRGLTIPS, from the coding sequence ATGACCGATCTGTCCGCGTTCCCGATCACCCAGAAATGGCCGGCGCAGTACCCTGACTGGATTCAGCTCTATTCCCTGCCGACCCCCAACGGCGTCAAGGTCTCGATCATGCTCGAAGAGATCGGTCTGCCTTACGAGCCGCACCGCGTAGGCTTCGACACCAATGACCAGATGTCACCGGCGTTCCTGTCGCTGAACCCAAACAACAAGATCCCGGCGATCCTCGACCCGCACGGCCCTGAAGACAAACCGCTGCCGTTGTTCGAGTCCGGCGCGATCCTGATCTATCTCGCCGACAAGAGCGGCCAGTTGCTGGCCCAGGAAGGCGCACTGCGCTACGAAACCATCCAGTGGCTGATGTTCCAGATGGGCGGCATCGGCCCGATGTTCGGTCAGCTCGGGTTCTTCAACAAATTCGCCGGCAAGGACTACGAAGACAAACGTCCCCGTGACCGCTACGTCGACGAAAGCAAACGCCTGCTCAGCGTCCTGAACACTCGACTGGAAGGGCGGGACTGGATCATGGGCGAGCGCTACACCATTGCCGACATCGCTACTTTTCCGTGGGTGCGCAACCTGATCGGTTTCTACGAGGCCGGTGATCTGGTCGGCATCAAAGACTTCCCGAACGTCACCCGGGTGCTGGAGCGTTTCCTGGCGCGGCCGGCTGTTGTACGCGGCCTGACCATTCCTTCCTGA
- a CDS encoding histidine phosphatase family protein, which translates to MTNLMKVAKRFKHRAYVALPSLLAVSALFLSLESSESRAQPVDGTQTLIFLRHGEKPAGGLGQLNCQGLNRAIELSTLLPEKFGKADYVFAANPTRNVEEGELDNSYSYIRPLMTISPAAIKLGLPVNIEFSANDTSDLARELTADKYHNATIYTAWSHGYLPELINKVAGKAVGEKQSITEDWASGDYDSLYVLTLTWHNGKASLQSHSYKQGLDNGKVTCPT; encoded by the coding sequence ATGACGAACTTGATGAAAGTCGCCAAACGCTTCAAACATCGCGCTTACGTGGCCCTGCCCTCTCTGTTGGCGGTGAGCGCGCTGTTCCTGTCGCTCGAATCCAGCGAAAGCCGCGCACAACCGGTGGACGGCACCCAGACCCTGATCTTCCTGCGTCACGGGGAAAAACCTGCCGGCGGGCTCGGCCAGCTCAATTGCCAGGGCCTGAACCGCGCCATTGAGCTGTCGACACTGCTGCCGGAGAAATTCGGCAAGGCCGACTACGTGTTCGCCGCGAATCCGACGCGCAATGTCGAGGAAGGCGAGCTGGACAACTCCTACAGCTACATCCGCCCGCTGATGACCATCAGCCCCGCCGCGATCAAGCTCGGCCTGCCGGTGAACATCGAATTCTCGGCCAACGACACCAGCGACCTGGCCCGGGAGCTGACCGCCGACAAATATCACAACGCGACCATCTACACCGCGTGGTCCCACGGCTACCTGCCGGAGCTGATCAACAAGGTCGCCGGCAAAGCTGTTGGCGAAAAACAGTCCATCACCGAGGACTGGGCATCCGGCGACTACGACTCGCTGTACGTGCTGACCCTGACCTGGCACAACGGCAAGGCCAGCCTGCAGAGCCACAGCTACAAGCAGGGGCTGGATAACGGCAAGGTCACTTGCCCGACTTGA
- the mnmH gene encoding tRNA 2-selenouridine(34) synthase MnmH: MDPDYGDYRDIFLNDRPLMDVRAPVEFHKGAFPSVVNLPLMNDLERQKVGTCYKQHGQQAAIELGHRLVSGAVKAERIRAWAEFARAHPDGYIYCFRGGLRSQITRQWLKSEAGIDCPRIAGGYKALRNFLIDTLEQAVAECDFVLLGGMTGTGKTELLVQLRNGLDLEGHANHRGSSFGKRATGQPSNIDFENRLAIDLLKKRDAGLGQFVLEDESRAVGSCALPLPLYQGMQHYPMVWLEDSFEDRVQRILRDYVVDLSAEFSTVHGEQGFALFSERLLESLNNVQKRLGGERHRRMLLLMEDALAEQGRSGAVDLHRGWIEGLLREYYDPMYVFQRERKGARIEFAGEQKAVLEYLHDRVSQKV, encoded by the coding sequence ATGGACCCCGACTACGGCGATTACCGGGACATATTCCTCAACGACCGACCGCTGATGGATGTTCGCGCGCCGGTCGAGTTTCACAAAGGTGCGTTCCCCAGCGTGGTCAATCTGCCGCTCATGAATGATCTGGAGCGGCAAAAGGTCGGCACTTGTTACAAGCAACATGGCCAACAGGCTGCAATCGAACTGGGCCACCGTTTGGTGTCCGGCGCGGTGAAGGCCGAACGCATCCGGGCCTGGGCCGAGTTCGCCCGGGCGCATCCCGATGGATATATCTATTGTTTTCGCGGTGGCTTGCGCTCGCAGATCACCCGGCAATGGCTCAAGAGCGAGGCCGGGATCGACTGTCCGCGCATCGCTGGCGGCTACAAGGCGCTGCGCAACTTCCTGATCGACACTCTCGAGCAGGCGGTGGCCGAGTGTGATTTCGTGTTGCTGGGTGGCATGACCGGCACCGGCAAGACCGAACTGCTGGTGCAGTTACGCAACGGCCTGGACCTGGAGGGCCATGCCAATCATCGCGGCTCCAGTTTCGGCAAGCGCGCCACGGGGCAACCGTCGAACATCGATTTCGAAAACCGCCTGGCCATCGACCTCCTCAAGAAACGCGATGCCGGTCTCGGTCAGTTCGTGCTTGAAGACGAAAGCCGGGCGGTTGGCAGCTGTGCCTTGCCGCTGCCGTTGTATCAGGGCATGCAGCACTACCCGATGGTCTGGCTGGAGGACAGTTTTGAAGATCGGGTACAGCGCATCTTGCGCGATTACGTGGTGGACCTGTCGGCCGAATTTTCGACGGTGCATGGCGAACAGGGTTTCGCGCTGTTCTCTGAACGCTTGCTCGAGAGCCTGAACAACGTACAGAAACGTCTGGGCGGCGAACGCCACCGCCGGATGCTGTTGTTGATGGAAGACGCGCTGGCAGAGCAGGGGCGCAGCGGCGCGGTGGATTTGCACCGGGGCTGGATCGAAGGCTTGCTGCGCGAATATTACGACCCGATGTATGTGTTTCAGCGCGAGAGGAAGGGCGCGCGGATCGAGTTCGCGGGGGAGCAGAAAGCAGTGCTTGAATATCTGCACGACCGCGTGAGTCAGAAGGTTTGA
- the selD gene encoding selenide, water dikinase SelD — MSEPIRLTQYSHGAGCGCKISPKVLEVILAGSGAQNLDPKLWVGNASRDDAAVYEIDAERGVVSTTDFFMPIVDDPFDFGRIAATNAISDIYAMGGDPLMAIAILGWPVNVLAPEVAREVIRGGRAVCDAAGIPLAGGHSIDAPEPIFGLAVTGLVEKRFMKRNDTATAGCLLYLTKPLGIGILTTAEKKGKLRHADIGLARDWMCTLNKPGSRFGKLAGVTAMTDVTGFGLLGHLVEMADGSHLTARIVYDHVPRLDSVEYYLEQGCVPGGTLRNFDSYSDRLGRLQELHKRLLCDPQTSGGLLVAVTPQGNAEFLAVAAELGLSLEPIGELVERQASAVEVT; from the coding sequence ATGAGCGAACCCATCCGTCTGACCCAGTACAGCCACGGCGCCGGTTGTGGCTGCAAGATTTCGCCAAAGGTGCTGGAAGTGATCCTCGCCGGCAGCGGGGCGCAGAACCTTGATCCGAAACTGTGGGTCGGTAACGCCTCGCGCGATGACGCGGCGGTCTACGAGATCGATGCCGAGCGCGGCGTGGTGTCGACCACCGACTTCTTTATGCCCATCGTCGATGACCCGTTCGATTTCGGGCGCATCGCGGCGACCAATGCCATCAGCGATATATACGCCATGGGCGGCGATCCGTTGATGGCCATCGCCATTCTCGGCTGGCCGGTAAACGTGCTGGCGCCGGAAGTGGCGCGCGAAGTGATTCGTGGCGGTCGCGCGGTGTGCGATGCGGCGGGAATTCCCTTGGCGGGCGGGCACTCGATCGATGCGCCGGAGCCGATCTTCGGTCTGGCCGTCACCGGGCTGGTGGAAAAACGCTTCATGAAGCGCAACGACACCGCCACCGCAGGATGCCTGCTGTACCTGACCAAACCGCTGGGCATCGGCATCCTGACCACCGCCGAAAAGAAGGGCAAGTTGCGCCACGCGGACATCGGTCTGGCCCGGGACTGGATGTGTACGCTGAACAAACCCGGCAGTCGCTTCGGCAAACTGGCCGGCGTCACCGCCATGACCGACGTCACCGGTTTCGGCCTGCTCGGGCATCTGGTGGAAATGGCCGACGGCAGCCACCTCACCGCACGCATCGTTTATGACCACGTGCCGAGGCTGGACAGCGTCGAGTATTACCTTGAACAGGGCTGCGTTCCGGGTGGCACCTTGCGCAATTTCGACAGCTATTCGGATCGTCTCGGGCGGTTGCAGGAGCTGCACAAACGGCTGCTGTGCGACCCGCAGACCAGCGGCGGATTGCTGGTGGCGGTCACCCCGCAAGGCAATGCCGAATTTCTCGCTGTGGCTGCGGAGCTGGGTCTGAGCCTGGAGCCGATCGGCGAATTGGTCGAACGACAGGCCAGCGCCGTCGAGGTGACTTGA